Within Lytechinus variegatus isolate NC3 chromosome 15, Lvar_3.0, whole genome shotgun sequence, the genomic segment AACAGATGAGGGAATACCAACAGAAAGATCCTTCGCTGAAGTGGGTCATGGAAGCAAAGCAGGAGTCATCAGACCGTCCTGATTGGTCAACGGTGGCTTCCAAGTCTAGTGTGGAGAAGTCCTATTGGAGGATGTGGGCACAGCTAGACATGAAGCAGGGAATACTCCACAGGAAGTGGGAGTGTGACCAAGGTCGGAATGTGACCTGGCATGTGGTGCTTCCAACTGTCCTTCGGGCAGATATTGTGAAGGAATTGCATGGTGGCAATTCAAGTGGGCACCTTGgccagaacaaaacaagagaaaaGGTCAGGATGAGGTTCTATTGGGTGGGAATGGATGCTGACATCCGTTCGATGGTACGGCAATGTGATGTCTGTGCCTCAAAGAAGTCACCCGCTAAAAGACGGAAAGCCCCCTTGCAACAGGATACTGTTGGAATGCCAATGGAAAGGGTTGCGCTTGATATTGTTGGTCCCCTCCCAGAGACGGAAAGAGGAAACAAGTACATCCTGGTGGTGGGCGACTACTTTACCAAGTGGATGGAAGCCTACCCAATACCGGATCAGACAGCTGAGACAGTTGCCAACAAATTTGTCAACGAGTTCGTCTGCCGGTATGGTGTCCCTACAGTCCTACATTCAGACCAGGGAAGGAATTTTGAGTCGTGTGTCTTTCAGGAAATGTGCCACATCCTTGGCATTCGCAAAACTCGCACCACTCCCTACAACCCAAAATCCGATGGCCTTATTGAAAAGTTCAATGGCACTCTGTTGAACATGATTTCAATGATGATCGAACCACATAAGCGGCAACGAGACTGGGACGAGAAGCTGGCAATGGCAGTATTTGCCTACCGCAGTGCCCCCCAGGACTCCACAAAGGAGACGCCAAACATGCTCATGCTGGGGCGGGAAATCCATCTTCCTATTGATCTGACAACGGAGGCATTGAGGGGTAGGGAAGAAGAGGAGACTGATGTGGAGACGGATTACGCATTTGTTTTGAGGAAACGAATGCAAGAAGCACACCAACGAGCCCGAGACAACTTTGCAGAAAGTGCCCGCCGGCAAAAGAAGACATATGATGCGAAAGCAGAGGAAAGCCCCTTGATAGTTGGGAAGTTTGCCTGGCTCCATAACAAGGCGAAGACAAAAGGCTTGTCTCCAAAGCTACAGAGAAAGTGGGAAGGTCCATATTTAATCATTCAACAATTGTCGGATGTTACTTGCCGGATTCAGGAGAAAAAGAATGGCAAGAAGAAGGTAGTCCATGTGGACAGGTTGAAGCCCTACGAGGGAGTGCCGCTTCAGTCCTGGTCAGAGGCTCATGAAAATGAGCGGGGAGTTCTCGATCAGAGTGAGGAACTCCAGGTAGTTGAAGAGGGAATAGACCCCATTGTGAGGGAGGGTTCAGGAGTTGAGGAGCCCCCCGTACCAGCTCCGCGAAAGGCTCCTGTTCCGGCAGTAAGAAGGAATCCCCCAAGAACTAGAAATCCGCCAGCTAGATATGAGATTTAATGTGTAGCATGTAACCTGTGACggatgtgatatattctgacaCATTGAGAcaaaattcaattgattttttttatttgtgttccTCTGATTACAGTGGTTCAAGATGAGGCACCGGGTGGCGTCTGACTTCGAATGCTTCGACTGTGGAGCGAGGTTCTCGCATAAAAGGAGTCTCCACCGACACATCGATGAGAGCCATCGACGTCAAAGGCGGTATACCTGTGACGTTTGTGAGAAGGGGTATTCCCGGAGAGATAGCCTAAGGGCCCACATGGTGAGTCATGAGAAACGCCCAAGGATGAGGTCGGAAGTCCACTCGAGTGACAGGGGAAGGAGAGAACGTGAAGGATGTCGGGAAGCTCGAGAACATGAGGAGAAGACAACAACTCGGATCGACGGTGAGGGACAAGAGCCAACCATTGCTGCAGCGGAGATTCAAGTCGACGTCTCTCCTGGAACTATGGAAGCGGTGAATTCATGGAAAACGGGCCCAGGACTCAGTGGGAAACCACTTAGCCTCCTGCGTCAACAAGTGCAGGATGAGGAGTCGGAAGATTCTGAGTCCGATTTTGCGTCTGAACAGGGGGAGGGCATGAACTTGCCCGAGAAGGTGAAGTTGGGAAAACCCATCGGTGACTTGGAACCGACAAGGATTCTAGCAGGGAACTTAGTGCGAGTAGCCGAACATAGTTCGTCTTACGTGTTTTCCGAAGGATCGAGGTCTGTCTACGAGGAAAAGACCCGGACCTACCACATGGTAGTGGTAAAAGCTGCCGAACCGGTCCCCGAAGCTCTTTACACCAAAATTAATCATGAACGTGAGGGGCGAGTGGGTCCGGCTATGTCTGTAGAGGATTTGGAGCGTGGATTGGTCGGAAACCTAAAGACTATCACCGAAAAAACCATACGCCGGGTGTTCCGAAATGGAGAACTAGTGTCGGAAGATGAAGTCACAAAGGAGTTTGCGGTTGATATGATGGTGGGAACTACCAAGGCCGAAACAGATTGATCAGCTGAAGAAATCATCATACAGAACACTTTTCCGAACTTTTATTATCTATAAGAACAGTATCTCTTTCAAAGGAACATTCCGTCTTATAGTTGTTGTATTCCGATTTATTGCCTTGATGTATGTTATACTCTATTTACTGTTATGTCTTCCTTTGCCTTTTTTCTTAACTTTCCTATATCCTCCTCATCTTGACACTTTCTTGCTCTCACTACAGCTCTCTTCGCTTTTCTATCTATTTCTGTACAtagattatttgttttattttgtaagGACAGTgcttacaaagagttaaatTTGATGTCACCGATCTTGCAGTTGAAAAAAGAGCAGTATCtactttttatacaaaataattaataCCCCATGTTTGGACATGGAACTCAGGATGTTATTTGGTTTTCTTCAGGAAGGCCTTAAAGATGTCTTTAAACTTTAAAGTGTGTTAAGAACAGTGCTTTCTTTTTATGCTATGCCAATGTATATaccagtatattttttttaaacgatattttttctattttttttgtacttaTTGTTTCTGCCAAAGATGTTCCACTCTTGAAGAGTGGGTTGAGTTTTGCAAGGAtttaatttttgtctttttagtTTACATGATGTGGTCCGAGGACAGCCCAGACTTGGGGAGGGGCTGTGTAGCATAATGAGTTGTACCTTAGAGTTATATGTCATGATTTGATCGTAGAGGGcgatattttttatgttgtgaTACTTGCGTTGATGAAGTACGTCAGTTCGCTCGGAGCTGTGATGACGTGCAGTTGTATATAGTAGCTCCCGATATTAAACTAAGATTTATACTGTACACAAGATCTTTCCACTGTGCTTTCTTTGTAAGGTGAGTGTTAGTGCTTGATTTTGCATGTATGTCTGAGAGGAAGAGAGTGTACCACGTTGCACAATAGACTTTTGTGAGAGAATCTGCCCCCAAAACAATTGAATGAGTGAAGAACAGCGTGGACTGGGTTCTGGAGACTGCGAGACGGCAGAACGCTACCCCGACAGGGCCCGGTTACGCCACAATATCATGGCTGAAGATAGTTACATCAGTTTGGAAAGTTATAGTCCAGATGGTGATTTGATCATACATTGCAGTGTTACTCTTCTCTTAATCACCTTTTAAAAGATAATTTACATCTTTTTATTgtgttttaaaaatgtaaaaatatatcttcTCTAAGTTATCTTTTAAAGCAAATTAAAATGAGGTTCAATAATGTGAATTGTAAATaagttaatttgatttttatatcaagtGCATTCTGTTTAAAAGGTTCAAGTTGAAAACTTATCTCATACACTTATTAGTTGGCTACAAGAGAGTTAATGTACAAAAATCATATCCAGAATGTTTCTTAAAACAGgttttattttatatcaaaGAATATCAAAAGATATTTTGAATGGGCAAATGATCAAAAGTACTccttcaaaatcattaaatacctccactattgttttattttttttatactatcTACATCAGAACAGCTTTAGGAAATATCCATGTTCATATCATATAGTAATTCAGTGGAACAGAGACTTCCCAAAATCAAAATGGACCTTTAAAACGAATGGGTGTGTCCCAAGGATCTATACTTTGGTATTCTGAGAATGTCTTGAACACTTCATAACCATtcataaaaagtaaaataaaatgagacAATCCTCATTGTGCTACTCAATATCAGGGTTGTTTTGCTCCAGCAACATTGCTCCATTGTGAATTCCACAtactaatggaatgaccaacccTGGATATAACACTATACACTATCCTAAACATAACCTAACAtctaaccctatatcttagacgaaataaagccatGAGCAATTGTCTCAGGAACAAATGTTGAATCACTGTGTTTTACTgaatattgcttttaaacttGACATGTTTCATCCATTTTTCTCTCTAACTTTCAATTaaaacacaaataaaacaaaatcaaataaaggCAATTTAACATGTCTACTATTTGGCTATACACACAACCTATTGTTCAAATATTGTCAGTAGTAACCTTGGTCAATACAATATTGCTGATATCACAATTGAATGACATTGCGTATCTTGATAACATATTAGATTCACTTGACTTAAGGAAGCTGTGACAAATAACGTGATATTGATAATGTTACTTCATTTGGCAATAGAGCGAAATAGCTTTCATTCTGATTCCCTATTCTTTATGAAACATGATCTGAATTTGAATCAGTACAGAGTATTTCGCTctgtatactacatgtacattcttcaTTACAAATTGTTTTACACATGGGTGTTAATGATTActaacaaattataaaaaaggcTGAAGAATAATGgagagaaaaaagtaaaatgaaagaaCTCTCATACTTTTGTAGAGGAAAgctaaaataagctgaaattaataatgaaaacaaattgaacTCTCATCCCCTGATTATAATTAGTTAACTTGATTCTCCTCCTCTCTTtccctatttttgtttttttattaccatTTAGGCCTACAACATTATTGTTTGCTGTAACAGTGCAACTTTTTAgctatgatatttatttttataccgAGATCAAGAGTCAGGGACCGATCCCACTCAAGACAATGTTCTAGTATACCATTCAGCAATTTTCATTGACCTTATTTGTAAAGTACAAAAATCTAGAAAAATTGATACCATTAGGGTAGGATCAGCACAACTTTTAAATTTCTAATGAAATAAACAGTCGGTCCTTTTTACTAGGTTTGGTTGAATGGTAAAGGTGTAGATCAATTGGTAATTTGCTAGTCAGATAATGGCAAACAAGCTTTAGTTGTTTGTTTTTGTATACCATAACCCTATATTTTCTGTATGCAAGAGAATGCAAATGTCATACCTTTATAAGCCTTGCGTAGGAGGGAGGGACTCCTTCTAACTTTGGGGGAGGCAGCTGATGGTAGACTATAGCTCCCACTCCATGGTTGGTAGAGATTCCATAGCTCCTTGTCTAGTCTTACTGTTGGACCAGGAGCTCTATGCTGGATCTCTACAGCGGACTGAaagtaacaaaacaaaaactaaaaatcTGTATAATAGAATATACTCATTGGATAAGGAAGGAattatatggggggggggggcgaattggaGACtggaggtaaattaaaaaggtaCTTCACATACTCAGACCGACTTGATCTCCAGATTACCTGTTGAATTACAAGAACTTGTTCTGGCTTCAAAATACCTcctaatattttcttcattcataTCAACACAAGATTCCAAATCACTAGTTCAGCAGCCCACTCAGCCAGCAACAGTTTGcttttacactgcaaaaataccTGCGAGggacatatcaatttgttgtgtacaaaaaacgctcctcttataaggcatagaaatggaACGTTTAACGCACAGgcactaatacgcgccgctgtcttcgcatcgtgcaggcagtctacgtgtatagtggcgggctgctacattgcggtgcaggggtgttcaacttacatatcgtgagtgcactcagctgcgtgttttcacttcttctccttttcttgtcatttttcctcgcattacttgtttcataaatttccctctcactttccttgttttctcactcccttcagttttgtaactcttcttgatcacttgcattcatttgcacaccccccggtcaaaaatggtacggtcctatccaacatacactcaagtcgtcgctgtatgaataatgaaaacgtgcaaaattcttcacgcgctgcgttggatagctatgcgtgtgtactgtgtacacacaatgccatcggctgaacccgccaaactatagtgaccaattattgcaaaagcttttgcaaatgtgaaaagtgacagaggttttttttatccaatcaaaatcattcttaggtattcgcaatctacagcattttctgcaaaatgtctttttttgatagggtctattgtgacgtatatatttttttacaacaatgtgaagtcgcaccaaacgtttcgtttcccgcacttgcccattggctcatgtacaaatggatttccaaaatcatcaagaaaggttccaaaaacctcaaaagtgacagaacttaatttgactaaaattaaatgaaaatcatatcatgttcaaggtgagaatctgctctattctgttctgttttgatagatcaccttgttgacgcgtttgggagatatcttagcaaatccctcaaaaactgcgtattttctattattctccatagggaaataatttaacacgctacgcactgcaaaaaaggagcgcaaacaaattgatatgattcataattttttgtttgcatGACATTTGCTCAAACAACAATTGCtatgatggaaaatctgcatgttgAGCCAAACACAAAATCAAACCTCTAAAACTGAATAAACCCTAATCATTacctttacattattctgaaccaacaACTCTTATTACAATCCTAAATCTAActctatgccctctgagattaAGGCTGGAGCAAATGTTGacggagcaaatgttgtgtaaGAAACTAGTAAGCAGGTCTATCTGATCCAGGTAAATCAAACTAAATTTCTCAATCAAAGAATATCCTACATGGTATTCTAAAACTTTAAGTCAGTCTTAACTCTTCTACTGGTACATCCTTTTCATGCATGACACATCAACAGATAACAACAAAATTTAATCTCTATGGTCAACTCAGATCAGGCCACTGTATTTAGTACCCAAAACACAACTAATCTTCTATTATCAGACTTTTACAGGAATGCAGCGGTTTCTAAAATAGTCTCTTCACACTCAAAAAGCCCTAAAAAATTTGTTTAAGAAATGTcacatttttaattaaatttttgTAACTTTCGTTCAATGTAAATAGAAGCAACATTCTTTGTTTAACAGATAAATCTGTTAAAttctaataatgaaataaacatttcaCTCTTTCAATTCACAATTCacttctgaaactttcaaaaattacctcaaaacatttctgttcaattcttcttaatttcttttataatttcctaaaaagcgccttgagcactctacagagtggatttggcgcgatataagtcttaattattattattaatataaagCATATATGTGAATTTTGCTCTTTAATGATACACAATATGTCATTGCAGTAATAATTACATATAACATAGAAAAGTTCGATATATTTGGATGTTTGGACTCTGGAAGTCAAATTTCTATCATAACTTCATATCACATGGAATAAAGAGTGTAATCGGCTGCTTCTTCATAAATTTTCTGTTTACAAATATAATACTACCAATTACCATAGATGATTCTATAGTGATTAATTTGCTTAGTTTTGTAAGATCCTTAATTTTGTCTGATCGTTTGAATGAATTTTGGTAGTTTGAAGGGGGATATCTTACCTGGTTTTAGCATGGATCCCACATTGTAAggttttgatttatatttttcatggctAACCCTATG encodes:
- the LOC121429207 gene encoding uncharacterized protein LOC121429207; translation: MSMSCSPPPARVEGWLEVFEEHGLEFTKPGCFDALHLIRWKIQYIVLQYKQKRLYHCNDKQSAVEIQHRAPGPTVRLDKELWNLYQPWSGSYSLPSAASPKVRRSPSLLRKAYKGMTFAFSCIQKI